The following coding sequences lie in one Arachis ipaensis cultivar K30076 chromosome B03, Araip1.1, whole genome shotgun sequence genomic window:
- the LOC107629066 gene encoding proteasome-associated protein ECM29 homolog, which translates to MAEPAPPSSSKVSSMVAGKSDAEVEELLDRMLTRLALCDDSKLEPLLSKLLPLCISSLSSNSAAVRNKVLEILSHVNKRVKLQPDIGLPLSELWELYSESGATPIIRNFCIVYIEMAFQRVSAKEKEDLAPILLVNISKLPLQHQEIILRIIVKVIGECHSSQIGDEVAAKYKKVNNSQDRDLFIEFCLHTMLYQRVSQSGGYPGLSFGQANRVTGKQQLQKDEILLRKLGILNIIQAMDLPPELAYPLYVVASVDCEEPVVKRGEELLKKKASGANLDDLNLINRLFLLFNGTSGAENVDSESRVSPASPALKAKLMSIFCRSIAAANSFPSALQCIFGCIYGNDTTSRLKQLGMEFTVWVFKHAKIDQLKLMGPVILSGIMKSLDNYSSSEADASAREVKTYAFQAIGLLAQRMPHLFREKIDMAAHLFHALKAESQSLRHVVQEATISLAAAYKGAPIAVIRDLETLLLTNYQMEESEVRFCVVRWATSLFDFEHCPSRYICMLGASDTKLDIREMSLEGLHLHKSESPVSGLKYPKLQMMLDYILQQQPKLLKSTEIGDQNLIFPSNTYVAMIKFLLKCFESELEQRKSSDKSSEFLSSVKTFCLLLEHSMSFEGSVDLHVNASKALLIIGSHMPEVLASHYAPKVSWLKQLLSHVDWDTREFVARLLGIVSSGLPVATSSAIVSELTSLFSQTHKSRFETQHGALCAIGYISADILCRTPSMPELLLQNTLRCLVDVVKSETSALAAVAMQALGHIGLRVSIPPLDDSNSDGILTTLHDKLSKIISGDDTKAIQKIAISIGHICVKETSSTQLDLALNLIFGLSRSKVEDVLFAAGEALSFLWGGVPVTADIILKTNYTSLSMASNFLMGDLNSSVSNQDPNRQSEYNKDYHASVRDAITKKLFDALLYSSRKEERCAGTVWLVSLIKYCGHHPTIQRMLPEIQEAFSHLLGEQNELTQELASQGMSIVYDLGDESMKKSLVNALVTTLTGSGKRKRAIKLVEDTEVFQEGALGESASGGKLNTYKELCNLANEMGQPDLIYKFMDLANYQASLNSKRGAAFGFSKIAKQAGDALKPHLRSLIPRLVRYQYDPDKNVQDAMVHIWKSLVADSKKTIDENLDLIIDDLLVQCGSRLWRSREASCLALADIIQGRKFYEVEKHLKGLWTVAFRAMDDIKETVRISGERLCRAITTLTTRLCDVSLTDTSDAHKAMNIVLPFLLTEGILSKVDSVRKASIGVVMKLTKHAGTAIRPHMADLVCCMLESLSSLEDQGLNYVELHAANVGIQSDKLENLRISIAKGSLMWETLDLCIRVIDAESLNTLIPRLAHLVRSGVGLNTRVGVANFITLLLESVGVDIKPYANMLVRLLFPVVKEEKSITAKRAFASACAKVLKYVPVSQAQKLIEDTAALHAGDKNSQIACAYLLKSYSSVAADVVGGYHAVIIPVVFLSRFEDDKSISNIFEELWEEYTSGERVTLNLYLGEIVFLICEGMSSSSWASKRKSAQAICRLSEVLGDSLSSHHEVLLQSLMKEIPGRLWEGKEVLLLALGALSTSCHKAISAEGSAPSIAILNVVSSACSKKAKKYREAAFSALEQVIKAFGNPDFFNMVFPLLFDMTKSAPAKSGQQPLAGDTAKTDSDGVEEIFVPHTKLVECLTSCIHVANINDILENQENLMLLYAAFLSPEHKWTVKTTAFLSIKELCSRLHNVIKDSSGSHDITRVASLVQEIFHSTSPKILHCISTVKIAQVHVSASECLLEVLKLSMEVPTVSAIDEGFKDELLHQYEIEKNEEAKSLLRKCLNILQDWKH; encoded by the exons ATGGCGGAACCAGCACCACCTTCTTCTTCAAAAGTATCGTCAATGGTGGCAGGGAAGTCCGACGCGGAGGTCGAGGAGCTTCTTGATCGGATGCTCACTCGTTTGGCTCTCTGCGACGATTCCAAGCTTGAACCCTTGCTCTCCAAGCTCCTCCCTCTCTGCATCTCCTCACTCTCCTCCAACTCCGCCGCTGTTCGCAACAAG GTTCTTGAGATTTTGAGTCATGTGAACAAGAGAGTGAAACTTCAGCCTGATATTGGTTTGCCTTTATCCGAGTTGTGGGAGTTGTATTCAGAATCTGGTGCTACCCCAATAATAAGGAACTTTTGCATTGTCTATATTGAAATGGCTTTTCAGCGCGTCAGTGCAAAG GAAAAAGAAGATTTGGCACCTATCCTCCTGGTGAACATCTCAAAACTTCCTCTTCAACACCAGGAAATTATCCTTAGAATCATTGTTAAG GTAATTGGTGAATGCCACTCGAGCCAAATTGGTGATGAAGTTGCTGCAAAGTATAAAAAAGTGAACAATTCTCAAGATAGAGACCTGTTTATTGAGTTTTGTCTTCATACAATGTTGTACCAGCGAGTTTCTCAAAG TGGTGGGTACCCTGGACTTTCATTTGGTCAAGCTAATCGTGTTACAGGGAAACAACAGTTACAAAAAGATGAAATTTTATTGAGAAAG TTGGGTATTTTGAACATCATTCAAGCTATGGATCTTCCCCCTGAGCTTGCTTATCCTCTATATGTTGTTGCTTCTGTAGATTG TGAAGAGCCTGTTGTTAAGAGAGGCGAGGAACTATTAAAGAAGAAGGCCAGTGGTGCTAATTTAGATGATTTAAATCTGATCAACAGACTATTTTTGCTATTCAATG GTACTTCTGGAGCTGAAAATGTTGACTCAGAATCAAGAGTCAGTCCAGCAAGTCCTGCTTTGAAGGCAAAATTAATGTCTATATTCTGCCGGTCTATTGCAGCAGCAAACAGTTTCCCATCAGCATTGCAGTGCATTTTTGGATGCATCTATG GGAATGACACCACATCACGGTTAAAGCAATTGGGAATGGAATTTACTGTATGGGTATTTAAGCAT GCAAAAATTGATCAGCTTAAGTTAATGGGTCCAGTTATTTTGAGTGGAATCATGAAGTCCCTTGACAATTATTCAAGTTCAGAAGCAG ATGCCAGTGCACGGGAGGTCAAAACTTACGCTTTTCAGGCAATTGGGCTGCTTGCTCAGCGTATGCCTCACCTTTTCAG GGAAAAGATTGACATGGCTGCTCACCTTTTTCATGCACTGAAAGCTGAATCCCAATCTCTTCGTCATGTTGTTCAAGAAGCAACAATATCTCTTGCTGCAGCATACAAG GGAGCCCCAATTGCTGTGATTCGCGATTTGGAGACCTTACTGCTTACCAATTATCAAATG GAGGAAAGTGAAGTAAGATTTTGTGTTGTAAGATGGGCAACatctttgtttgattttgaacATTGCCCGAGTCGTTATATTTGTATGCTAGGAGCATCAGATACCAAATTAGACATCAG AGAAATGTCACTTGAAGGTCTTCATCTTCATAAAAGCGAAAGTCCAGTTTCTGGTCTGAAGTACCCTAAACTTCAAATGATGCTGGATTATATTCTTCAACAACAGCCAAAGTTGTTGAAGTCCACTGAAATTGGAGACCAAAACCTTATTTTCCCTTCAAATACATACGTGGCGAtgataaaatttttgttgaagtGCTTTGAATCTGAGTTAGAGCAGAGGAAGTCCTCAGACAAATCGTCTGAGTTTCTGTCATCAGTAAAGACATTCTGTTTGCTCCTGGAACATTCTATGTCATTTGAAGGCTCTGTTGATTTGCATGTCAATGCTTCGAAGGCATTGCTTATAATTGGATCACATATGCCCGAG GTGTTAGCATCACATTATGCTCCTAAAGTTTCATGGCTTAAGCAACTTCTAAGTCATGTGGATTGGGACACTCGTGAATTTGTTGCACGTTTACTTGGAATTGTGTCTTCTGGTCTTCCTGTTGCCACATCATCTGCTATTGTTTCTGAATTGACTTCCTTATTTAGTCAAACACATAAATCAAG GTTCGAGACTCAGCATGGTGCGCTTTGTGCAATTGGATACATATCTGCGGATATTTTGTGTAGAACACCATCT ATGCCAGAATTATTGCTCCAGAATACACTTCGATGTCTAGTTGATGTGGTTAAATCTGAAACTTCAGCACTGGCTGCTGTTGCAATGCAAGCGCTAGGTCATATTGGACTGCGCGTTTCAATACCTCCACTTGATGATTCTAATTCAG ATGGAATTCTGACAACTTTACATGATAAATTGAGCAAGATTATTTCGGGTGATGACACAAAAGCAATACAGAAGATTGCTATATCCATTGGACATATATGTGTAAAGGAAACATCATCTACACAGCTGGATTTGGCCCTAAATTTAATCTTTGGTCTTTCTCGATCTAAG GTTGAGGATGTTCTGTTTGCTGCCGGGGAGGCCCTTTCTTTTTTGTGGGGTGGTGTTCCTGTCACTGCTGACATAATCCTTAAAACAAACTATACTTCACTATCCATGGCTTCAAATTTTTTAATGGGAGATTTGAACTCTTCTGTGTCAAATCAGGATCCTAATCGACAAAGTGAATATAATAAAGATTATCATGCTAGTGTAAGAGATGCAATCACCAAAAAACTCTTCGATGCTCTTTTGTATAGTAGCAGAAAAGAAGAGCGATGTGCTGGAACTGTCTGGCTAGTTTCACTCATAAAGTACTGTGGACATCATCCTACTATTCAGAGAATGCTCCCAGAAATTCAG GAGGCCTTTTCTCACCTTCTCGGTGAACAAAATGAACTCACACAGGAGTTGGCTTCTCAAGGCATGAGCATTGTCTATGACCTGGGTGATGAATCTATGAAAAAGAGTTTGGTGAATGCACTTGTGACTACATTGACGGGTTCAGGAAAACGAAAAAGAGCCATCAAA CTTGTTGAAGATACAGAAGTATTTCAAGAGGGAGCTCTTGGTGAAAGTGCAAGTGGAGGAAAACTGAACACTTACAAAGAGTTGTGTAacttagcaaatgagatgggacaACCGGATTTAATTTACAAATTCATGGACTTAGCTAATTATCAAGCTTCTTTGAATTCAAAGAGGGGTGCTGCATTTGGATTCTCCAAAATAGCTAAACAAGCAGGGGATGCACTTAAGCCACATTTACGTTCTCTAATTCCAAGACTTGTACGGTACCAGTATGATCCTGATAAAAATGTGCAG GATGCGATGGTACATATATGGAAGTCACTAGTGGCTGACTCAAAGAAAACCATTGATGAAAACTTAGATCTCATCATTGACGACTTACTAGTACAATGTGGATCCAGGCTTTGGCGGTCACGTGAGGCATCGTGTCTTGCGCTTGCGGACATTATTCAAGGACGAAAGTTTTATGAG GTTGAAAAGCATTTAAAAGGATTATGGACTGTTGCATTTCGTGCAATGGATGATATAAAGGAAACTGTTAGAATTTCTGGTGAAAGATTATGTCGTGCCATAACCACACTGACAACAAGGCTTTGCGATGTCTCTCTAACTGATACATCAGATGCACACAAAGCAATGAATATAGTTTTACCCTTTTTGCTTACAGAAGGTATCCTAAGTAAGGTTGACAGTGTTCGGAAGGCTTCAATTGGAGTTGTTATGAAGCTAACAAAG CATGCTGGAACTGCAATCCGTCCACATATGGCTGATCTGGTTTGCTGCATGCTCGAAAGTTTATCAAGCCTAGAAGACCAAGGGCTCAATTATGTTGAG CTTCACGCAGCAAATGTTGGAATACAGTCAGATAAGCTTGAAAATTTGAGAATTTCCATTGCCAAAGGTTCTCTTATGTGGGAGACTTTGGACTTGTGCATAAGAGTTATTGATGCAGAATCACTGAACACATTGATACCTCGACTTGCTCATTTAGTGCGTTCTGGGGTGGGTCTCAATACCAG GGTTGGTGTTGCTAATTTTATTACCTTATTGCTTGAAAGTGTTGGGGTTGACATCAAGCCCTATGCAAATATGCTAGTCAGATTGTTGTTTCCAGTTGTTAAGGAGGAAAAAAGTATTACTGCAAAGCGTGCTTTTGCAAGTGCCTGTGCCAAAGTCCTAAAGTATGTACCAGTGTCGCAAGCACAAAAACTTATTGAAGATACTGCAGCATTGCATGCTGGTGACAAGAATTCACAAATTGCATGTGCATATCTCTTAAAGAGCTATTCCAGTGTGGCAGCAGATGTGGTTGGTGGATATCATGCAGTGATTATTCCTGTTGTTTTCCTTTCAAG ATTTGAGGATGATAAAAGTATTTCCAATATATTTGAAGAATTATGGGAAGAATATACCAGTGGGGAACGAGTCACCCTTAACTTGTACTTAGGTGAAATTGTTTTCCTTATTTGTGAAGGCATGTCATCATCATCATGGGCAAGTAAAAGAAAA TCTGCCCAGGCTATATGTAGGCTCAGTGAAGTTTTGGGTGATTCACTTTCTTCCCATCATGAAGTTCTGCTTCAGTCTCTGATGAAGGAAATTCCTGGTCGCCTATGGGAG GGAAAAGAGGTGCTATTACTAGCATTAGGTGCTCTATCTACATCCTGCCATAAGGCAATATCCGCCGAAGGTTCTGCGCCTTCCATTGCAATTTTAAATGTGGTATCTTCTGCATGCAGCAAAAAGGCAAAAAAATATCGTGAAGCAGCATTTTCCGCTCTTGAGCAG GTTATAAAAGCGTTTGGCAATCCAGATTTCTTTAATATGGTATTTCCCTTGTTGTTTGATATGACCAAGTCAGCGCCCGCAAAATCTGGGCAGCAACCTTTGGCTGGTGATACCGCAAAAACAG ATTCGGACGGTGTTGAAGAAATTTTTGTTCCGCATACCAAACTTGTGGAGTGTCTAACCTCTTGCATCCATGTGGCCAATATAAATGATATTCTTGAAAATCAAGAGAACTTAATGCTCTTGTACGCAGCATTTCTATCACCTGAACATAAATGGACAG TAAAAACTACCGCGTTTTTATCCATCAAAGAACTTTGCTCAAGGCTCCACAATGTCATCAAGGACTCCTCGGGAAGTCACGACATTACCAGGGTAGCTTCCCTGGTTCAGGAG ATATTTCATTCTACATCACCAAAGATATTACATTGCATAAGCACAGTAAAAATTGCACAG GTTCATGTTTCTGCTTCAGAATGCCTTCTTGAAGTCCTCAAACTCTCCATGGAAGTGCCTACAGTGAGTGCCATCGATGAAGGATTCAAGGATGAGCTCCTTCACCAGTATGAGATAGAGAAGAACGAAGAGGCAAAGTCATTATTAAGAAAGTGTCTCAACATTCTTCAAGACTGGAAACACTAG
- the LOC107629068 gene encoding uncharacterized protein LOC107629068: MDEAEFQRLLQLFPVVRSRDYCAEQTSSRRSSRQASGSAKDEYREWQDAWNERDINFENQGNNPHSFWSKLKSEAAKKVGPEEAERFCKAFQQVHKKLVYEELNSDAGRSFINSS, from the exons ATGGACGAAGCTGAATTTCAACGCCTTCTCCAACTCTTCCCCGTTGTTCGTTCTCGCGATTACTGT GCCGAACAAACATCATCTAGGCGGTCGTCCAGACAAGCTTCTGGATCTGCAAAGGATGAG TATAGGGAATGGCAAGATGCATGGAATGAAAGAGATATAAATTTCGAGAACCAAGGAAATAACCCAC ATTCATTTTGGAGCAAGCTAAAGTCAGAGGCTGCTAAGAAG GTTGGTCCAGAAGAGGCCGAGAGATTTTGCAAGGCTTTCCAACAAGTTCACAAGAAACTG GTCTATGAAGAGTTGAATTCAGATGCTGGCAGAAGCTTCATAAACTCTTCGTAG